Proteins encoded in a region of the Isosphaeraceae bacterium EP7 genome:
- the gmd gene encoding GDP-mannose 4,6-dehydratase, whose product MKRALITGITGQDGSYLAEFLLSKPEYEVHGLVRRASTLNRQRIDHLFYGGNDYGDRFQLHYSDLADASSLAGLVETIKPDEVYNLGAQSHVRVSFDQPLYTADVVGLGTLRILEACRHLNKSKPVKFYQASSSEMYGSEAPPQGLHTPFHPRSPYACAKLYGHWQTINYREAYGMFACSGILFNHESPRRGESFVTRKVTLGASRIKEGLQKKLVMGNLESKRDWGFAGDYVRAMWLMLQQDQPDDYVVATGETYSIRDLLEVAFNQVDLDYRDYVEFDTRYTRPSEVDILQGDPTKAKKVLGWEPEVNFEGLIKMMMDHDLELARREKYVQGYQSV is encoded by the coding sequence ATGAAACGTGCGTTGATCACCGGGATCACCGGGCAGGATGGTTCTTATCTCGCCGAGTTCCTGCTGAGTAAGCCGGAATACGAGGTCCACGGCCTGGTGCGCCGGGCCAGCACGCTGAACCGCCAACGCATCGACCACCTGTTCTACGGCGGCAACGATTACGGCGACCGGTTCCAGCTGCACTATTCCGACCTCGCCGACGCGTCGAGCCTCGCCGGCCTGGTCGAGACGATCAAGCCCGACGAGGTGTATAACCTCGGAGCACAGAGCCATGTCCGCGTCTCCTTCGACCAGCCGCTGTACACCGCCGACGTCGTCGGCCTGGGTACCTTGCGTATCCTCGAAGCGTGCCGCCACCTGAACAAGTCCAAGCCGGTCAAGTTCTACCAGGCGTCCAGCTCCGAGATGTATGGCTCGGAAGCCCCGCCGCAGGGCCTCCACACGCCGTTCCACCCACGCAGCCCCTATGCCTGCGCCAAGCTGTATGGCCACTGGCAGACCATCAACTATCGCGAAGCCTACGGGATGTTCGCCTGCTCGGGCATCCTCTTCAACCACGAGAGCCCGCGCCGTGGCGAGTCGTTCGTCACTCGCAAGGTGACCCTGGGCGCCTCGCGGATCAAGGAAGGACTCCAGAAGAAGCTCGTCATGGGCAACCTGGAGAGCAAGCGCGACTGGGGCTTCGCCGGCGACTACGTCCGGGCCATGTGGCTGATGCTCCAGCAGGATCAGCCCGACGATTACGTCGTCGCCACCGGCGAGACCTACTCGATCCGCGACCTCCTGGAAGTCGCCTTCAACCAGGTCGACCTCGATTACCGCGATTATGTCGAGTTCGACACCCGCTACACGCGGCCGTCCGAAGTTGACATCCTGCAGGGCGACCCCACCAAGGCCAAGAAGGTGCTGGGCTGGGAGCCCGAGGTCAACTTCGAAGGCCTGATCAAGATGATGATGGACCACGACCTTGAGCTCGCCCGCCGCGAGAAGTATGTTCAAGGTTACCAGTCGGTCTGA
- a CDS encoding FHA domain-containing protein, which translates to MPTSTYLHIRSRDSAPTHVVELVGASVRIGVGPECEVRLPDEPGLADVEVLLRRRGETWHAQPMASAGGLLVDGRAVDRPRPLALGMTMRLGSYWLTLKSAGASGEARTPADSAATIEVDAHPVESPVVLDGDQPDQGSDEAREKDRLSRWESRLSQRERWLKARQGEARWEARWKAAGETLRDRSQAATTTPPAAPRPTPSNLGSASVTRRAPQPQVRPLPDPPSVSRIIAPSAATRTRGIPDPLAARRETRTPSYSPTPTLRPAAPPLKPAAARSRIEPLPVVEPVPDPIEVRAPIPQPVEAEVPAFEPAAPTRLIDELPALPNPFMDALSVALQSGERSMVIIPNPAADPSFMKQLEKPTLSLPAPAPTAEHEPVSGRPIEIETFAETMSAIEFSSVVETFDAEPIVEFVPEEIESSVVELDAAEERPRGGWISSLLGFRRRASAVEAEVDEVEEEVADAADVADAVEDEAPIVQAEVAEAFEVSDPFEVSEVEEPAIEANAEVEVEVPPAESPIRLARSGAERAPDPRPLEPLKRRSAEEEWPSVRQIMQNYAANAARSRETEPSDASSKPPRLQGSAQSVRFPDPTERRSPDSWSISAWVATPAAAAAVLALGLGGLSLSWQWARDDQAAGAVADLLLAERGPRVVDLETATGPSTTWWRTTPRHMYHWAVALHRGGADTAQVSEALNAAHGASPLASATRFALSRDAGDDSQPWGAMGLGRDSATLASAGHTLARAGKLEQALHAYRHALEIAITTDLDDLPAPEYLDEPAHRYSLPFEGAIASTLKDMAEQPAWSNDPRWIEAVPDFAVAQLAASRVLRERGRSAEADAALKRVIDRADAVKGDGPEAVIERAARAEALALLGRFAESEEHYRVAIAMMPLDVVKRSWWMNVADLASRQADSGKRRMALEAAKSTDPNDAITGRAVSTQMQEDGGRGDTRITAQ; encoded by the coding sequence ATGCCTACATCTACGTATCTGCACATCCGGTCGAGAGACTCGGCGCCGACCCACGTCGTCGAGCTGGTGGGCGCGTCGGTGCGCATCGGCGTCGGCCCCGAGTGCGAGGTCAGGCTCCCGGACGAGCCGGGCCTGGCCGACGTCGAGGTCCTGCTGCGACGCCGCGGGGAAACCTGGCACGCGCAGCCGATGGCCTCGGCCGGCGGCCTGCTCGTCGACGGTCGGGCCGTGGATCGTCCCCGCCCGCTGGCCCTGGGCATGACGATGCGACTGGGCAGCTACTGGCTGACCCTCAAGTCGGCCGGCGCCTCGGGCGAGGCTCGGACCCCGGCGGATTCCGCGGCGACGATCGAAGTCGACGCCCATCCGGTTGAGTCGCCGGTCGTCCTCGATGGCGACCAGCCCGATCAGGGTTCGGACGAAGCCCGAGAGAAGGATCGCCTTTCTCGCTGGGAATCGCGACTGAGCCAGCGCGAGCGGTGGCTCAAGGCCCGCCAGGGCGAGGCCCGGTGGGAGGCACGCTGGAAGGCCGCGGGCGAGACCCTTCGGGACCGCAGCCAGGCCGCAACGACCACCCCCCCGGCGGCCCCGAGGCCGACGCCATCGAATCTTGGGTCAGCCTCGGTCACGCGGCGTGCGCCCCAACCGCAGGTCAGGCCGCTCCCCGATCCGCCCTCCGTGTCGCGGATCATCGCTCCGTCTGCGGCAACTCGGACGCGAGGCATTCCGGATCCCCTCGCCGCACGTCGCGAGACCAGGACCCCTTCCTACTCGCCCACTCCGACCCTCAGGCCGGCGGCCCCGCCACTGAAGCCGGCGGCCGCCCGGTCCCGGATCGAACCCCTCCCTGTCGTTGAGCCGGTTCCCGATCCGATCGAGGTCCGGGCTCCCATCCCTCAGCCTGTCGAAGCCGAGGTTCCCGCGTTCGAGCCGGCTGCGCCGACGAGGTTAATCGACGAGTTACCGGCCCTGCCGAACCCGTTCATGGATGCGCTCTCCGTGGCGCTCCAATCGGGCGAGCGGTCGATGGTCATCATCCCCAATCCGGCGGCCGATCCGTCGTTCATGAAGCAGTTGGAGAAGCCGACCCTATCGCTGCCGGCTCCGGCGCCAACTGCCGAGCACGAGCCGGTCTCGGGCCGTCCGATCGAGATCGAGACATTTGCCGAGACGATGTCCGCGATCGAATTCTCCTCCGTGGTAGAAACCTTCGACGCCGAACCGATCGTCGAGTTTGTTCCCGAAGAGATCGAATCGAGCGTCGTCGAGCTGGACGCGGCCGAAGAACGCCCCAGGGGGGGCTGGATCTCGTCCCTGCTGGGTTTCCGGCGGCGAGCTTCTGCCGTTGAGGCTGAAGTCGACGAGGTCGAGGAGGAGGTCGCCGACGCCGCTGACGTTGCCGACGCGGTGGAAGACGAAGCCCCGATTGTACAGGCGGAGGTTGCCGAGGCGTTCGAGGTCTCCGATCCGTTCGAGGTCTCCGAGGTCGAGGAACCCGCGATCGAGGCCAACGCGGAGGTCGAGGTCGAGGTTCCTCCGGCCGAGTCGCCCATCCGGCTCGCGCGATCGGGGGCCGAGCGTGCCCCGGATCCCAGGCCGCTGGAGCCGCTGAAGCGCAGGTCGGCCGAGGAAGAGTGGCCGAGCGTCCGGCAGATCATGCAAAATTACGCCGCCAATGCGGCGCGGAGCCGTGAGACTGAGCCGTCGGACGCGAGTTCAAAGCCCCCGAGGCTCCAAGGATCGGCCCAGTCCGTGCGATTCCCCGACCCGACCGAACGCCGGTCTCCCGATTCCTGGTCGATCTCGGCCTGGGTGGCCACTCCGGCCGCGGCCGCGGCGGTGCTCGCCCTGGGTCTCGGTGGCCTGAGTCTCAGCTGGCAGTGGGCCCGCGATGACCAGGCTGCGGGCGCGGTCGCCGACCTGCTGCTGGCGGAACGCGGCCCCCGTGTGGTCGACCTCGAGACCGCGACCGGCCCCTCGACGACCTGGTGGCGGACCACGCCCAGGCATATGTACCACTGGGCGGTCGCGCTGCACCGTGGTGGGGCCGACACGGCCCAGGTTTCCGAGGCGCTCAACGCGGCGCATGGGGCCTCCCCTCTGGCCTCGGCCACCCGATTCGCCCTCTCCAGGGATGCCGGCGACGACTCCCAGCCGTGGGGCGCCATGGGGCTGGGCCGTGACTCGGCCACGCTGGCGTCGGCCGGCCACACGCTGGCTCGCGCGGGCAAGCTTGAACAGGCGCTCCACGCTTATCGGCACGCCCTCGAGATCGCCATCACGACCGACCTGGATGACCTGCCCGCCCCCGAATATCTGGACGAGCCCGCCCACCGCTACTCCCTCCCCTTCGAGGGGGCAATCGCCTCCACGTTGAAGGACATGGCCGAGCAACCCGCCTGGTCGAACGACCCACGCTGGATCGAGGCGGTGCCCGACTTCGCCGTCGCGCAACTGGCCGCGTCTCGAGTTCTGCGTGAGCGTGGCCGCTCCGCCGAGGCCGACGCCGCGTTGAAGCGGGTGATCGACCGAGCCGACGCGGTGAAGGGCGACGGGCCGGAGGCCGTGATCGAGCGGGCCGCCCGCGCCGAGGCCCTGGCGCTGCTGGGCCGATTCGCCGAGTCCGAAGAACACTACCGCGTGGCCATCGCCATGATGCCGCTGGACGTCGTCAAGCGGTCGTGGTGGATGAACGTGGCCGACCTCGCGTCGCGGCAGGCCGACAGCGGCAAGCGGCGGATGGCGCTGGAGGCGGCCAAGTCGACCGACCCGAATGACGCCATCACCGGCCGCGCCGTCAGCACCCAGATGCAGGAAGATGGCGGCCGGGGCGACACACGCATCACGGCGCAGTAA
- a CDS encoding alkaline phosphatase family protein, giving the protein MAGTPETKVVIIGLDSLEPSLAFERWADKLPNLTRLRERGAWGKLRSSDPPITVPAWMSMMSSKDPGTLGYYGFRNRADRSYEKMTTATSLAVREPLLWDYLGKAGKKVIMLGVPQTYPPRPVNGLLVSDFLTPSIESNYTYPPELKAEIAGLADVHPYEFDVSDFRTPSKDKIRDSMVRMADKRFALARHLLTTKPWDFFMMVEMGTDRVHHAFWQYMDKNHHRYEPGNPYESVIEDYYVHIDRKIGELLDVLPADTTVLVVSDHGAQCMEGGVALNEWLIQKGYLVPEQMPTTPCRLEAIKIDWSKTTAWGSGGYYGRLFLNVQGREPQGIIPADQYEATRDKLIAEIEAIPDHEGRPMGTRVLKPENLYRETRGAAPPDLFVYFGNLTWRSVGTVGTGNIHTFENDTGPDDANHAPEGILIAAGPGIEHSDWVQGMQLMDVTPTVLRLFGLDVPTDLQGHAVKAIVDAEPALT; this is encoded by the coding sequence ATGGCGGGCACCCCAGAGACCAAGGTCGTCATCATCGGGCTCGACAGCCTCGAGCCGAGCCTGGCCTTTGAGCGCTGGGCGGACAAGCTGCCCAACCTGACCCGGCTTCGCGAGCGCGGCGCCTGGGGCAAGCTGCGAAGCTCCGATCCGCCCATCACCGTGCCCGCCTGGATGTCGATGATGTCCAGCAAAGACCCCGGCACGCTGGGCTATTACGGCTTTCGCAACCGGGCCGATCGGTCGTATGAAAAGATGACCACCGCCACGTCGCTGGCCGTGCGCGAGCCGCTGCTCTGGGACTACCTGGGCAAGGCGGGCAAGAAGGTCATCATGCTGGGCGTGCCGCAGACCTACCCGCCCAGGCCGGTCAACGGGCTCCTGGTCAGCGACTTCCTCACCCCCTCGATCGAATCCAACTACACCTATCCCCCCGAGCTGAAGGCGGAGATCGCCGGCCTGGCCGACGTGCACCCCTACGAGTTCGACGTCTCCGACTTCCGCACGCCGAGCAAGGACAAGATCCGCGACTCGATGGTCCGGATGGCCGATAAGCGGTTCGCGCTGGCCCGCCACCTCCTCACGACGAAGCCCTGGGACTTCTTCATGATGGTGGAGATGGGCACCGACCGCGTCCATCACGCCTTCTGGCAATATATGGACAAGAACCATCACCGGTACGAGCCGGGGAATCCGTATGAGTCGGTGATCGAGGACTATTACGTCCACATCGACCGCAAGATCGGTGAGCTGCTCGACGTCCTCCCCGCAGACACGACGGTGCTCGTGGTGTCCGACCACGGGGCGCAATGCATGGAGGGGGGGGTCGCCCTGAACGAGTGGCTCATCCAGAAGGGCTACCTCGTCCCCGAGCAGATGCCGACGACCCCCTGTCGCCTTGAAGCGATCAAGATCGACTGGTCCAAGACGACGGCCTGGGGATCGGGCGGCTATTACGGCCGGCTGTTCCTCAACGTGCAGGGGCGCGAGCCGCAGGGGATCATCCCGGCCGACCAGTACGAGGCGACCCGCGACAAGCTGATCGCCGAGATCGAGGCGATCCCCGACCACGAGGGACGGCCGATGGGCACACGGGTCCTGAAGCCGGAGAATCTCTATCGAGAGACGCGCGGGGCTGCCCCGCCCGACCTCTTCGTCTACTTCGGCAACCTGACCTGGAGGTCGGTCGGCACGGTCGGCACCGGGAATATTCACACGTTCGAGAATGACACCGGACCTGACGACGCGAATCACGCCCCCGAGGGGATCCTGATCGCGGCCGGGCCGGGCATCGAGCACTCCGACTGGGTTCAGGGCATGCAGCTGATGGACGTGACGCCGACGGTGTTGCGCCTCTTTGGCCTGGACGTGCCCACCGACCTGCAAGGGCACGCCGTCAAGGCGATTGTCGACGCCGAGCCTGCTCTGACCTGA
- a CDS encoding exosortase/archaeosortase family protein, with translation MPSTTEPMKPPPPSRTGPDRPPLVEWIERSIFSPAGRVDLIGAAACLGLMAWLFASNLRHFAYIWSTDENYSHGFLVPLISIYFVNEAMKGGPIERTRGVGLGLTLIVLSVLGRLATVLVPVGFVADGALLLGIAGICSLLAGTTALRRFGFAIGFLVFMIPLPVALYALIASPLQLMVSRVASRLLNTIGIPVLCQGNFLTLPGDIRLFVAEACSGMRQLTGFLALTTAVAYGASRPVWQRTAIVVASVPIALTANIVRVSLTGWISYKIDPRYASGAFHTVEGLLMMGFGLSMLYGGCRLLDVISDVLEPRGPSKPSDPPPAAKTADATLGDFRFEMEPAG, from the coding sequence ATGCCAAGCACCACCGAACCCATGAAGCCCCCCCCGCCATCGCGAACCGGTCCCGATCGTCCTCCGCTCGTCGAGTGGATCGAGCGGTCCATTTTTTCACCCGCGGGACGGGTCGACCTGATCGGTGCCGCGGCGTGCCTCGGGCTGATGGCCTGGCTGTTTGCCTCGAACCTGAGGCACTTCGCCTACATCTGGTCGACGGACGAGAATTACAGCCACGGCTTCCTCGTCCCCCTGATCAGCATCTATTTTGTGAATGAAGCGATGAAGGGGGGGCCGATCGAGCGCACCAGGGGCGTGGGGCTCGGCCTGACCCTGATCGTGCTGTCGGTGCTCGGCCGTCTGGCCACCGTGTTGGTCCCGGTCGGGTTCGTGGCCGACGGGGCGCTCCTGCTGGGCATCGCGGGGATCTGCTCGCTGCTGGCCGGCACGACCGCCTTGAGGCGGTTCGGGTTCGCGATCGGATTCCTCGTGTTCATGATCCCGCTGCCGGTGGCGCTCTATGCCCTGATCGCGTCGCCCCTGCAACTGATGGTCAGCCGCGTGGCCTCCCGGCTGCTCAACACGATCGGGATCCCGGTCCTCTGCCAGGGGAACTTCCTCACCCTGCCCGGAGACATCCGCCTCTTCGTGGCCGAGGCATGCAGCGGGATGCGGCAACTGACCGGCTTCCTGGCCCTGACGACCGCCGTGGCCTACGGCGCCTCTCGGCCCGTCTGGCAGAGGACCGCGATCGTCGTGGCATCGGTCCCGATCGCGCTGACGGCGAACATCGTCCGGGTCTCCCTGACCGGCTGGATCTCCTACAAGATCGACCCCCGCTACGCCTCGGGCGCATTCCACACGGTCGAAGGGCTGCTCATGATGGGCTTCGGCCTGTCGATGCTCTACGGCGGCTGTCGACTGCTCGACGTGATCTCCGACGTGCTGGAGCCCCGTGGTCCGAGCAAGCCCTCTGATCCCCCGCCGGCCGCCAAGACCGCCGACGCGACATTGGGCGACTTCCGATTCGAGATGGAACCGGCCGGCTGA
- a CDS encoding EpsI family protein has translation MSPICRLIACSTLLLTGIGAQAALEVVTQTDRPELRKSLEELPLSLGDWSGRDVPIDPSIRERAQTDDCLNRVYESSRNPGVQFGLWINYSSRGLNMRHSPEVCLPSTGWVKAESLCKVMTVDRRAGPPVKLSRLVYSQGELVQSIGFWYYIFGEGRLERLVRQLPITSRSSHGRTTRGSGMTVEVFCSGELDPDGEVLRGFVDALMVELDRFLPEERAEYHVP, from the coding sequence ATGAGCCCCATCTGCCGACTGATCGCCTGTTCTACCTTGCTCCTGACGGGCATCGGGGCCCAGGCCGCCCTGGAGGTGGTCACCCAGACCGACCGACCCGAGCTTCGAAAATCGCTCGAAGAATTGCCGCTCTCGCTCGGGGATTGGAGCGGCCGTGATGTGCCGATCGACCCCTCGATCCGCGAGCGGGCCCAGACGGATGATTGCCTGAACCGGGTGTATGAGTCGTCTCGCAACCCCGGCGTCCAGTTCGGCCTCTGGATCAATTACTCCAGTCGTGGCTTGAACATGCGGCATTCGCCCGAGGTCTGCCTCCCCTCGACCGGCTGGGTCAAGGCCGAGTCATTGTGCAAGGTGATGACGGTGGACCGCCGCGCGGGTCCGCCGGTCAAGTTGAGCCGGCTCGTCTACTCGCAAGGTGAACTGGTCCAGAGCATCGGGTTTTGGTACTACATCTTCGGAGAAGGTCGCCTGGAGCGCCTCGTCCGCCAGTTGCCGATCACCAGTCGGAGCAGTCACGGACGAACAACCCGAGGCTCGGGGATGACTGTCGAGGTCTTCTGCTCGGGAGAGCTGGACCCGGACGGAGAAGTCCTCCGTGGCTTCGTCGATGCGCTGATGGTGGAACTGGATCGATTCCTGCCCGAGGAGCGGGCGGAATATCACGTCCCCTGA
- a CDS encoding glycosyltransferase: MSTQLESANRPVFSEKSPVIRRGWLHVCNGLDPRRDGGMVPSILGMTGALAGRGTDVSIVTPTPSRLDGSGPSDRVRLYGPETDLEASVRGAEVVHLHGLWQGHTRRGSAEARRAKVPYLIAAHGMAEPWAMKHKALKKRVYTALVEGKNLRRAACLHALARPEIGHLRAIAPKTPVCLVPNGVDLAPFDSLPDRSVLERDHPELAGKFVVLFYGRVHLKKGLDLLAQAMATVSGDHPEMHLVLAGNDDGALEPFLAQAESLGVRGRITVAGHVSGARAKAVWGAADAFVLPSYSEGFSMAILEALACRLPSLVTTACHFPELAFAEGAIVVEPTAADVTTGLRTLLEMAPTERLAMAGRGRALVEERFTWDRQGERLAEVYRWVAGGGPRPDSVLMPGDAS, translated from the coding sequence ATGAGCACGCAACTCGAATCGGCCAATCGACCGGTTTTCTCGGAGAAATCTCCGGTGATCCGCCGCGGTTGGCTCCACGTCTGCAATGGGCTCGACCCGAGGCGGGACGGCGGGATGGTCCCCAGCATCCTGGGCATGACCGGGGCGCTCGCAGGTCGCGGGACCGACGTCTCGATCGTCACTCCTACTCCATCGAGGCTCGACGGTTCGGGCCCGTCCGACCGCGTCCGGCTTTACGGGCCCGAGACCGACCTCGAGGCCTCGGTCCGCGGGGCCGAAGTGGTCCACCTGCACGGGCTCTGGCAGGGGCACACGCGACGCGGTTCGGCCGAGGCCCGGCGTGCGAAGGTTCCCTACCTCATCGCCGCGCACGGGATGGCCGAGCCCTGGGCGATGAAGCATAAAGCCCTGAAGAAGCGAGTCTACACCGCACTCGTCGAGGGGAAGAACCTGCGCAGGGCCGCGTGCCTGCACGCCCTGGCCAGGCCGGAGATCGGCCACCTGCGGGCCATCGCCCCGAAGACCCCGGTCTGCCTGGTGCCCAACGGGGTCGACCTCGCCCCGTTCGACTCGCTGCCCGACCGGAGCGTGCTCGAGCGAGACCACCCCGAGCTCGCCGGCAAGTTCGTCGTCCTGTTCTACGGCCGTGTTCACCTCAAGAAAGGGCTGGACCTGCTGGCGCAGGCGATGGCGACCGTCTCCGGCGATCATCCCGAGATGCACCTTGTGCTCGCCGGCAATGATGATGGGGCGCTGGAGCCCTTCCTGGCTCAGGCCGAATCCCTGGGCGTGCGGGGACGGATCACGGTCGCCGGCCACGTCTCCGGTGCGCGGGCGAAAGCCGTCTGGGGCGCCGCCGATGCGTTCGTGTTGCCCAGCTACAGCGAGGGGTTCAGCATGGCGATCCTGGAGGCCCTGGCCTGCAGGCTTCCCTCGCTAGTCACCACGGCATGCCACTTCCCCGAGCTTGCGTTTGCCGAGGGGGCCATCGTCGTCGAGCCGACCGCCGCCGACGTGACCACGGGGTTGCGGACGCTGCTGGAGATGGCCCCGACCGAACGCCTGGCGATGGCGGGGCGGGGTCGTGCTCTGGTGGAAGAGCGCTTCACGTGGGATCGCCAGGGGGAGCGGCTGGCCGAGGTCTATCGGTGGGTCGCCGGGGGCGGACCCCGGCCCGATTCGGTCCTGATGCCGGGAGATGCCTCATGA
- a CDS encoding glycosyltransferase family 4 protein, translating into MSPQAPTEERTETLTVGQPEPSVLVACPDARPPGYEAVAGLARSGRLARFETSTYYGGYGPLTKFVREMAPCQFARFRRLAKRRHHPEIPRDRVSMAPGVDLCLAAEGRLAGRFPGGRREVARWRTTRFDLRVSRAIERTKPDVALLFSDVASVHGWPTCRRLGVRSILSMVHGDVREEQEILRREAELSPEFFPIYLGDGKLDLDELAWLHDRRLSDLEGADRIFVPSDHIARTLARHGTPEERIRVIPYAADLRRFRPDLEKRTGEGCTFLFAGGITQRKGIGYLLQAWDEIRRPGWKLQLLGPLPARTGPLEPYLDRVELLGRLGHSEVAAKMAAADVFVFPSLFEGSAVVTYEAMACGLPSVLTAEAGSVVRDGVEGLVVPPADVDSLAASMHRMGEDVDARLRMGEAARSRAEQFDWSRYQASINAEIDGLLAG; encoded by the coding sequence GTGTCTCCCCAGGCACCCACCGAAGAACGCACCGAGACCCTGACGGTCGGCCAACCCGAGCCCTCGGTCCTGGTCGCCTGTCCCGATGCCCGCCCGCCCGGCTACGAGGCGGTCGCGGGATTGGCGCGGTCGGGCCGGCTGGCCCGGTTCGAGACGTCGACGTATTACGGCGGCTACGGGCCGCTGACGAAGTTTGTCCGCGAGATGGCCCCCTGCCAGTTCGCCCGATTCAGGCGGCTGGCCAAGCGGAGGCATCACCCGGAGATCCCCCGCGACCGCGTGAGCATGGCCCCCGGTGTCGACCTCTGCCTGGCCGCCGAAGGGCGACTCGCGGGCCGGTTCCCGGGCGGTCGTCGGGAGGTCGCTCGCTGGAGGACGACCCGGTTCGACCTCCGCGTGTCCCGCGCGATCGAGCGGACCAAGCCCGACGTGGCGCTCCTTTTCAGCGACGTGGCCTCGGTCCACGGATGGCCGACCTGCCGCCGACTGGGCGTCCGGTCGATCCTGAGCATGGTCCATGGCGACGTCCGCGAGGAGCAGGAGATCCTCCGTCGCGAGGCGGAGCTGTCGCCTGAGTTCTTCCCGATCTATCTGGGCGACGGCAAGCTCGATCTCGACGAGCTGGCATGGCTGCACGACCGACGACTGAGCGACCTGGAGGGGGCCGACCGGATCTTCGTCCCGTCGGATCACATCGCCCGGACCCTGGCCCGCCACGGCACGCCCGAGGAACGAATCCGCGTGATCCCTTACGCGGCCGACCTGCGACGATTCCGCCCCGACCTGGAGAAGCGTACGGGCGAGGGCTGTACGTTCCTCTTCGCAGGCGGGATTACTCAACGCAAGGGGATCGGCTACTTGCTGCAAGCCTGGGATGAGATCCGCCGACCCGGTTGGAAATTGCAGCTTCTGGGCCCGTTGCCGGCGCGGACCGGCCCGCTGGAGCCCTATCTCGACCGGGTCGAGCTGCTAGGCCGACTGGGGCATTCCGAGGTGGCGGCGAAGATGGCCGCGGCCGATGTCTTCGTCTTCCCTTCGCTGTTCGAAGGCTCCGCGGTCGTCACCTACGAGGCGATGGCCTGCGGCCTGCCGAGTGTGCTGACGGCGGAGGCGGGCTCGGTCGTCAGGGACGGTGTCGAAGGCCTGGTCGTCCCCCCGGCCGACGTGGATTCGTTGGCCGCGTCGATGCATCGGATGGGCGAGGATGTCGATGCCCGTCTGAGGATGGGCGAGGCGGCCAGGAGCCGTGCCGAGCAGTTCGACTGGTCGCGATACCAGGCGTCGATCAACGCCGAGATCGACGGCCTGCTCGCGGGCTGA
- a CDS encoding glycosyltransferase family 4 protein, translating to MHLAVTFTNFGPYHLARLRALGVALRREGGRLTAYELAGSERRYPWLVEAGEEPFDWTRLFPDRAVELLAASECSGAMREALERDRPDVVAIVGYSRPESMAALGWADRRGLPTILMSESQHIDHPRVWWKEAIKRRRVRRCAAGLVGGPRHRDYLVSLGMPADRIALGYNAVDNKAFADAADRARRDPNSRAGLPVRPYFLAVNRFVPEKNLVRLVRAFARYREAAGEGAWDLVLCGGGPDEPSILAAIEASGHASAVHLPGFLQAGEQAHWQAHAGGFVHPSLMEPWGLVVNEAAACGLPLLVSDRAGCVETLVPDGAGRRFDPNDESQIADCLGWLAGLPVERRAAMGRFAAENAAEWGPERFARGTLEAARIAIERPAGRKSASFLAMGATTKGWSA from the coding sequence ATGCATCTGGCAGTCACGTTCACCAATTTCGGGCCCTATCACCTCGCGCGGCTCCGCGCGCTGGGCGTTGCGTTGCGACGCGAGGGGGGCCGCCTCACCGCGTATGAGCTTGCCGGAAGCGAACGGCGTTACCCCTGGCTCGTCGAGGCCGGCGAGGAACCATTCGACTGGACTCGCCTCTTCCCCGACCGTGCGGTCGAGTTGCTGGCCGCCTCGGAATGCTCGGGGGCGATGAGAGAGGCCCTGGAGCGAGATCGGCCCGACGTCGTCGCGATCGTCGGCTATTCCCGGCCCGAGTCGATGGCCGCGTTGGGATGGGCCGACCGGCGGGGCCTGCCGACGATCCTGATGTCGGAGAGCCAGCACATCGACCATCCGCGGGTCTGGTGGAAAGAGGCGATCAAACGCCGAAGGGTCCGCCGATGCGCCGCAGGACTGGTGGGCGGACCCAGGCATCGCGACTATCTCGTCAGCCTGGGAATGCCCGCCGACCGGATTGCGCTCGGGTACAACGCGGTCGACAACAAGGCCTTCGCCGACGCGGCCGACCGGGCCCGGCGCGACCCGAATTCGAGGGCGGGACTGCCCGTTCGGCCCTATTTCCTGGCGGTCAATCGGTTCGTTCCCGAGAAGAATCTCGTCCGGCTCGTGCGAGCCTTCGCCCGCTATCGAGAAGCTGCGGGGGAGGGGGCCTGGGATCTGGTGCTCTGCGGCGGCGGGCCCGACGAGCCTTCGATCCTGGCGGCGATCGAGGCGAGCGGGCATGCGTCGGCGGTTCATCTTCCCGGCTTTCTCCAGGCCGGCGAGCAGGCACATTGGCAGGCGCATGCGGGCGGGTTCGTCCACCCGAGCCTGATGGAGCCTTGGGGCCTGGTCGTCAACGAGGCCGCAGCCTGTGGCCTGCCGCTGTTGGTCTCGGATCGGGCGGGGTGCGTCGAAACCCTGGTGCCTGACGGTGCAGGGCGGCGGTTCGACCCGAACGACGAATCGCAGATCGCCGATTGCCTGGGCTGGCTGGCCGGACTTCCCGTCGAGCGACGCGCGGCGATGGGCCGATTCGCCGCGGAGAACGCGGCGGAGTGGGGCCCCGAGCGGTTCGCTCGCGGCACGTTGGAAGCGGCCCGCATCGCCATCGAGAGGCCAGCGGGCAGGAAGTCCGCGAGCTTTTTGGCCATGGGCGCGACAACCAAGGGATGGTCCGCATGA